The following are encoded in a window of Flavobacterium cupriresistens genomic DNA:
- a CDS encoding cation:proton antiporter, whose amino-acid sequence MIEFFKHFLQEFELPLSNPVLIFSLILFIILLSPILLKKINIPGIIGLIISGVIIGPHGLNILAKNSAVDLFSTIGLLYIMFIAGLELDMNEFKANRNKSLLFGLFTFIFPLCIGFPVCFYLLQYDFNASFLTASMFATHTLVAYPIVSKLGIAKNQAVAITVGGTILTDTAVLIILAVIMGSSQGNLNQAFWIKLGVSLAIFSAIMFLVIPRIAKWFFKKLESEKHAHYIFVLSVVFFAAFLAEVAGVEPIIGAFVAGLALNPLIPHSSALMNRIEFIGNSLFIPFFLISVGMLVDISVILSGPTALIVAGTLSVVAIFGKWIAAFFTQVVFKYTKTERQLIFGLSSAHAAATLAVILVGFKAKILDENILNGTIILILITCIVASFATEKAAKKIAICEEEVSTEDANKDQTLEEHILIPLAKTSATSSLLDFALLIKDKKSKNPVTLLTIVPNNDQAEINILKYKKAVDKFVIQGSASEVKITTIARIDHNPASGIARTSKEIMSDIVIIGWPRKTGFLDKIFGENVDSIINNVDKSLFICRFQKTFIEEKRLVFICPPFSERGIGFHLLLQKISRLSQELSIPIVIYAEYKTHQSITQIAANLRLNAKLGFKSILDWEDFDAISDEIKPTDLIVFNLSRKGSVSYQSIFDKLPQKFEKSFDDNNIILVYPQDDRKESAMDAYEDFTATPLKKSIEAIEQIGRGLGSILKKN is encoded by the coding sequence ATGATAGAATTTTTCAAGCATTTTTTACAAGAATTCGAATTACCACTAAGCAATCCAGTATTGATCTTTTCGTTGATACTTTTCATCATTTTATTATCTCCAATTTTATTAAAGAAAATAAATATTCCGGGTATAATCGGATTGATTATTTCGGGCGTAATTATTGGGCCTCACGGACTTAATATTCTGGCAAAAAACTCTGCGGTCGATTTGTTTTCGACCATCGGACTACTTTATATTATGTTTATTGCTGGTTTGGAACTCGACATGAATGAATTTAAAGCCAACAGAAATAAAAGTTTATTGTTCGGTTTATTCACCTTTATTTTCCCGCTTTGTATTGGATTTCCGGTTTGTTTTTATTTGTTGCAGTACGATTTTAATGCCAGTTTTTTAACAGCGAGCATGTTTGCAACTCATACATTGGTGGCGTATCCGATTGTTAGTAAATTGGGAATTGCCAAAAATCAGGCTGTTGCAATAACAGTGGGAGGAACCATTTTGACCGATACCGCGGTTTTGATTATTCTTGCGGTAATTATGGGAAGCAGCCAGGGAAATCTGAATCAGGCTTTCTGGATAAAATTAGGGGTTTCATTGGCCATTTTTTCTGCTATCATGTTTTTGGTCATTCCGAGGATTGCCAAATGGTTCTTTAAAAAATTGGAAAGTGAAAAACACGCCCACTATATCTTTGTCCTTTCGGTTGTTTTCTTTGCGGCATTTTTAGCCGAAGTAGCGGGAGTGGAGCCTATAATTGGTGCTTTCGTTGCCGGTTTGGCATTAAATCCTCTTATTCCGCATTCTTCTGCGTTAATGAACAGAATCGAGTTTATTGGGAATTCTTTGTTTATTCCTTTTTTCCTGATTTCTGTTGGGATGCTGGTTGATATTAGCGTAATTCTAAGTGGGCCGACCGCTTTAATCGTGGCAGGAACCCTGAGTGTTGTAGCTATTTTTGGAAAATGGATTGCGGCGTTTTTTACACAAGTAGTCTTTAAATACACAAAAACCGAGAGACAGCTTATTTTCGGATTGAGTAGTGCGCACGCAGCAGCAACTCTGGCGGTTATCCTGGTTGGATTTAAAGCGAAAATTCTGGATGAAAATATTTTAAATGGAACAATTATTTTAATTCTGATAACCTGTATTGTGGCTTCTTTTGCCACTGAAAAAGCGGCTAAAAAAATTGCAATTTGCGAAGAAGAAGTTTCTACGGAAGATGCTAATAAAGACCAGACTTTAGAAGAACACATTTTGATTCCGCTGGCTAAAACTTCGGCAACCTCCAGTCTTTTGGATTTTGCTCTTTTGATAAAGGATAAAAAATCGAAAAATCCGGTGACGCTGTTAACGATTGTTCCGAACAACGATCAGGCCGAAATTAATATTTTAAAATATAAAAAAGCGGTTGATAAATTTGTAATTCAAGGTTCTGCCTCTGAAGTAAAAATCACCACAATCGCCAGAATTGACCACAATCCGGCAAGTGGAATTGCGCGTACTTCAAAAGAAATTATGTCCGATATTGTGATTATCGGCTGGCCAAGAAAAACAGGTTTTCTGGATAAGATTTTTGGAGAAAACGTAGATTCAATAATCAATAATGTAGATAAGAGTTTGTTTATCTGCAGATTTCAGAAAACATTCATAGAAGAAAAAAGGCTGGTTTTTATTTGTCCGCCTTTTTCAGAAAGAGGAATCGGATTTCATCTTTTGCTGCAAAAAATAAGTCGATTGTCTCAGGAATTAAGCATCCCGATCGTTATTTATGCCGAGTATAAAACGCATCAATCCATTACGCAAATTGCGGCTAATTTGAGATTAAATGCAAAACTAGGTTTTAAAAGTATTTTGGATTGGGAAGATTTTGATGCTATTTCGGATGAAATTAAACCAACCGACTTAATTGTTTTTAATTTATCCCGTAAAGGTTCGGTATCGTACCAGTCGATCTTTGACAAATTACCTCAGAAATTTGAAAAATCATTTGATGATAATAACATAATATTGGTATATCCTCAGGACGATCGTAAAGAAAGTGCCATGGATGCCTACGAAGATTTTACCGCAACGCCGCTTAAGAAAAGTATTGAGGCGATTGAGCAAATTGGTAGAGGTCTGGGAAGTATATTGAAGAAAAATTAA
- a CDS encoding L-serine ammonia-lyase: protein MEECISVFDMLKIGVGPSSSHTLGPWRAAERFLEELKDESILDETARVKVDLYGSLSLTGKGHATDLAVMLGLSGQDPEYIPVEDIAGIIKNIETKNEIILGNHSTIPFYFLQDIVFNKDFLPFHANGLKFTAYKADNSEYESTFYSIGGGFVVKEERTTAKIKEEIKCAFPFPIQNAVELLDYTVTENKLISEIVYENEKSMRSEAEIHSELMRIWNTMLECMYIGCHSEGILPGGLNVRRRAFDMHQNLIGLSNYNSPQTWLEEIRKTEVKFRQILKWVSCFALAVNEVNASLGRVVTAPTNGSAGVIPAVLMYYLVIENHDAGEKEIKQFLMVAGEIGSIFKKGSTISAAMGGCQAEIGVSSSMAAAALCELMGGTPAQVLMAAEIAMEHHLGLTCDPIGGLVQIPCIERNTMGAIKAINAAELALETDSKNAKVPLDKVINTMWQTAKDMNSKYKETSEGGLAIAVNMADC, encoded by the coding sequence ATGGAAGAATGTATCTCTGTTTTTGATATGCTTAAAATTGGTGTTGGGCCTTCAAGCTCACACACTCTTGGTCCTTGGCGTGCTGCCGAACGTTTTTTAGAAGAATTAAAAGACGAATCTATTTTAGACGAAACTGCCAGAGTTAAAGTCGATCTTTACGGATCTCTTTCTCTAACCGGTAAAGGTCACGCCACAGATTTGGCTGTGATGTTAGGTTTAAGCGGTCAGGATCCTGAATATATTCCGGTGGAAGATATCGCTGGAATTATCAAAAATATTGAAACCAAAAACGAAATCATTCTAGGAAATCACAGTACAATTCCGTTTTATTTTCTTCAGGACATTGTTTTCAATAAAGACTTTCTTCCGTTTCATGCAAACGGATTAAAATTTACTGCATACAAAGCCGATAATTCAGAATACGAATCTACTTTTTATTCTATTGGTGGAGGTTTTGTTGTGAAAGAAGAACGCACCACCGCCAAAATAAAAGAGGAAATAAAATGTGCCTTTCCATTCCCTATTCAAAACGCCGTTGAACTATTAGACTATACCGTTACAGAAAACAAATTGATTTCTGAGATTGTGTACGAGAATGAAAAATCAATGCGTTCCGAAGCAGAAATTCATTCCGAATTAATGCGTATTTGGAACACTATGCTCGAATGTATGTATATTGGTTGTCACTCTGAAGGAATTCTTCCGGGTGGACTAAACGTGCGCAGAAGAGCTTTTGACATGCACCAAAACCTAATCGGATTATCGAACTATAATTCTCCACAAACGTGGTTAGAAGAAATTAGAAAAACGGAAGTAAAATTTCGTCAGATCTTAAAATGGGTAAGTTGTTTTGCACTTGCCGTGAATGAAGTAAATGCCTCTTTAGGACGTGTGGTTACCGCACCAACTAATGGAAGCGCCGGAGTAATTCCAGCCGTTTTGATGTATTATTTGGTAATCGAAAATCACGATGCCGGAGAAAAAGAAATCAAACAATTTTTGATGGTTGCCGGAGAAATTGGAAGTATCTTCAAAAAAGGATCTACAATTTCTGCCGCAATGGGTGGTTGTCAGGCCGAAATTGGCGTTTCGTCTTCTATGGCTGCAGCTGCACTTTGCGAATTAATGGGCGGAACTCCTGCACAGGTTTTAATGGCTGCCGAAATCGCCATGGAACACCACTTAGGTTTAACTTGTGACCCGATTGGCGGTCTGGTTCAGATTCCATGTATTGAAAGAAATACCATGGGTGCCATCAAAGCCATAAATGCAGCAGAACTGGCTTTAGAAACCGATTCTAAAAATGCAAAAGTGCCTTTAGACAAAGTAATCAATACGATGTGGCAAACCGCTAAAGACATGAACTCTAAATACAAAGAAACTTCTGAAGGAGGTTTAGCAATTGCGGTAAACATGGCAGATTGCTAA
- a CDS encoding SH3 domain-containing protein yields MKKYHFILFFLFSTLVHSQDRYHLKSDTRLFTSKNNTGEFLGYFKYGAEIQLLSENEKGWYKVKSDNFSEGYVEAKFVSKTLNAADIKIKDKENPIIEGNDSYYGGNHLFVLVAGLKARALPDRNSKVKEILFTGDPVAVNYLPKNPEEWVNINGSFTPEYAQYTIGKFIGERPDFNALLKNFDQLDVAAIPERKTIGERIVELAWNSDVSKLAPAYQRYYEVVKQLNDPKLIAETDLNIAIAKGLAKPKTPEQIMALCKKAEFILKGQKTKSLHLTQKELEKTFGKPIKKATISDDCGIYLSNLFYYYPDLEVSVDEKQNQAEIIKVFINENNKLVLNANSILDHSISEKAFIAKYGTYIGASIKTPHYYTLLLGDGHFTIEFKDGKLLSIEIIFYC; encoded by the coding sequence ATGAAAAAATACCACTTTATATTATTTTTTCTATTTTCCACATTGGTCCATTCTCAAGATCGATATCACTTAAAATCAGACACCAGACTATTCACTTCAAAAAATAATACAGGAGAATTTTTAGGCTATTTCAAGTACGGAGCTGAAATTCAGTTATTATCCGAAAATGAAAAGGGTTGGTATAAAGTAAAATCAGATAATTTTTCTGAAGGATATGTAGAAGCAAAATTTGTTTCGAAAACCTTAAATGCTGCCGATATTAAAATAAAAGACAAAGAGAATCCAATCATAGAAGGCAATGACAGCTATTATGGAGGGAACCATCTTTTTGTCTTAGTTGCCGGTTTAAAAGCAAGAGCCTTACCCGACAGAAATTCAAAAGTAAAAGAAATTTTATTTACAGGAGATCCCGTTGCGGTAAACTATCTTCCTAAAAATCCGGAAGAATGGGTTAATATAAATGGTAGTTTTACCCCTGAGTATGCCCAATACACCATAGGAAAGTTTATTGGAGAAAGACCCGATTTTAATGCCTTATTGAAGAATTTTGATCAACTTGATGTTGCTGCCATTCCCGAACGTAAAACGATTGGAGAACGAATTGTAGAATTGGCTTGGAACAGTGATGTTTCAAAATTAGCTCCAGCGTATCAAAGATATTACGAAGTTGTCAAGCAATTAAATGACCCCAAACTAATTGCTGAAACCGATCTTAATATTGCTATAGCCAAAGGGTTAGCAAAACCTAAAACCCCTGAACAAATTATGGCTTTGTGCAAAAAAGCTGAATTTATTCTCAAAGGACAAAAAACAAAATCACTCCATCTTACGCAAAAAGAGCTAGAAAAGACTTTTGGAAAACCAATTAAAAAAGCAACTATCAGTGATGACTGTGGGATCTATTTAAGCAATCTCTTTTATTATTACCCTGATTTGGAAGTTTCAGTTGATGAAAAACAAAACCAAGCAGAAATCATAAAGGTTTTCATCAACGAAAACAACAAACTAGTGCTGAATGCCAATTCAATACTCGACCATTCGATATCAGAAAAAGCTTTTATAGCAAAATATGGCACCTATATTGGTGCTTCTATAAAAACGCCACATTATTACACTTTACTATTGGGAGATGGTCATTTTACAATCGAATTTAAAGACGGAAAACTCCTTTCCATTGAAATAATCTTTTATTGCTGA
- the panB gene encoding 3-methyl-2-oxobutanoate hydroxymethyltransferase yields the protein MSVAKKDYKRITTKSLIEMKSNGEKISMLTAYDFTMAKIVDTAGVDVILVGDSASNVMAGHETTLPITLDQMIYHASSVVRAIERALVVVDLPFGSYQSDPKEALRSAIRIMKESGGHAVKLEGGKEIKDSIKKILNAGIPVMGHLGLTPQSIYKFGTYSVRAKEEDEAEKLIEDAKMLEKIGCFGVVLEKIPAHLAEKVAKSISIPVIGIGAGGGVDGQVLVIHDMLGMNNEFSPRFLRRYLDLYHEMTTAIGQYVTDVKSSDFPNEKEQY from the coding sequence ATGTCAGTAGCAAAAAAAGATTATAAAAGAATCACAACAAAGTCATTGATCGAAATGAAAAGCAATGGAGAAAAAATCTCTATGTTAACTGCTTATGATTTTACAATGGCCAAAATTGTTGATACCGCAGGAGTCGATGTGATTCTGGTGGGTGATTCAGCATCCAATGTGATGGCAGGTCACGAAACGACTTTGCCGATTACTTTAGACCAAATGATTTACCACGCTTCGTCTGTAGTTCGCGCTATCGAAAGAGCTTTGGTTGTAGTAGATTTACCTTTTGGAAGTTATCAGTCTGACCCTAAAGAAGCTTTACGCTCTGCGATCAGAATCATGAAAGAAAGCGGTGGTCATGCTGTAAAACTGGAAGGTGGAAAAGAAATTAAAGACTCTATCAAAAAAATATTAAACGCAGGAATTCCGGTTATGGGGCACTTGGGTTTAACACCACAATCGATCTACAAATTCGGAACATACAGCGTTCGTGCCAAAGAAGAAGATGAAGCCGAAAAACTAATTGAAGATGCTAAAATGCTCGAGAAAATTGGTTGTTTTGGTGTAGTTCTTGAAAAAATCCCGGCACATCTGGCCGAAAAAGTAGCCAAAAGTATCTCAATCCCAGTTATCGGAATAGGAGCCGGTGGCGGTGTAGACGGACAAGTTTTGGTTATTCATGATATGTTAGGAATGAATAACGAGTTCAGTCCACGTTTTTTACGTCGTTATTTAGATTTATATCACGAAATGACTACTGCAATCGGTCAATACGTAACCGATGTAAAATCCAGTGATTTCCCGAATGAAAAGGAACAGTATTAA
- a CDS encoding RluA family pseudouridine synthase — protein sequence MKIVSDKNNLQVLHEDNHIIVVNKRVGDIVQGDKTGDKPLSDVVKEYIKDKYKKPGDVFLGVIHRLDRPTTGIVVFARTSKALSRMNEMFSNRETQKTYWAVVKNKPLETTAKLVHFLKRNEKNNTSKAHVKEVPDSKIASLDYTVFKELQNYVALEINLHTGRHHQIRAQLSAIGSPIKGDLKYGFDRSNPDGGIHLHARKLVFVHPVSKEDIIIIAPTPDETIWNAL from the coding sequence ATGAAAATCGTTTCCGATAAAAATAACCTCCAGGTGCTACATGAAGACAACCATATTATTGTGGTCAACAAACGTGTAGGCGATATTGTACAAGGTGACAAAACAGGTGATAAACCATTGTCAGATGTCGTTAAAGAATATATTAAAGACAAATACAAGAAACCTGGTGATGTATTCCTCGGAGTGATTCACCGTTTAGACAGACCCACTACGGGAATTGTCGTTTTTGCACGAACAAGTAAAGCTTTATCGCGAATGAACGAAATGTTCTCTAACCGCGAAACACAGAAAACCTATTGGGCAGTTGTAAAAAATAAACCTCTTGAAACAACTGCCAAATTGGTTCATTTTTTAAAAAGAAATGAAAAGAATAATACTTCAAAAGCACATGTAAAAGAAGTTCCAGACAGTAAAATAGCCAGTTTGGATTATACTGTTTTCAAAGAACTCCAGAACTATGTTGCTTTGGAGATCAATCTTCATACCGGTCGCCATCATCAAATTCGTGCGCAGTTATCCGCCATTGGATCTCCGATAAAAGGGGATTTAAAATACGGTTTTGACCGAAGTAATCCTGACGGAGGTATCCATCTGCACGCCCGCAAGTTAGTTTTTGTGCATCCTGTTTCTAAAGAAGATATCATAATTATTGCCCCTACTCCAGATGAAACGATCTGGAATGCGCTGTGA
- a CDS encoding aldehyde dehydrogenase: protein MDYRNDIGYRKETLKKLLYNIQKSEDLIVKALYDDFKKPEFEAVLTETNYVISELKDTIRNIRNWAKPKPVFPSLLNFPSTDYIFKEPYGNVLVIAPWNYPFQLALCPLISAVAAGNRVVLKPSELTPHTSAIIAKIIQKTFHVNHVEVFEGGVEVSNKLLAQRWDYIFFTGSVAVGKIVAKAAAENLTPVTLELGGKNPCIIDETADLKLAAKRIVWGKFINAGQTCIAPDYILIQKNMKINFISFLMQEITKAYGKKIEKSPDFARIVNTKNWLRLANMIDPERVLFGGETDANALYISPTLIEEPSLDSAVMKEEIFGPILPILTYETEEDIKNVISRYEKPLAFYVFSDNKSFAKKLITTYSFGGGCINDTVIHFSNKRLPFGGVGHSGIGAYHGQLSFDIFSHHKGVVKKANWLDLPMRYAPYKEKLVAIKRILDWL, encoded by the coding sequence ATGGACTACAGAAACGACATCGGATACAGAAAAGAAACGCTAAAAAAGTTACTCTATAACATTCAGAAAAGCGAGGATTTGATTGTAAAAGCGTTATACGATGATTTTAAAAAACCCGAATTTGAAGCTGTTTTAACCGAAACCAACTATGTTATTTCGGAATTGAAGGATACAATTAGAAACATTCGCAATTGGGCAAAACCAAAACCTGTTTTCCCGTCCCTTCTTAATTTTCCTTCCACTGATTATATTTTCAAAGAACCTTACGGAAATGTTTTGGTTATCGCGCCTTGGAATTATCCTTTCCAACTCGCCTTATGCCCTTTAATTTCTGCTGTTGCAGCAGGAAACAGAGTGGTTCTAAAACCTTCCGAACTTACTCCGCATACATCCGCAATAATAGCCAAAATCATTCAGAAAACATTTCATGTCAACCATGTCGAAGTTTTTGAAGGCGGTGTGGAAGTTTCCAATAAATTACTAGCACAACGTTGGGATTATATTTTCTTTACAGGAAGTGTCGCTGTAGGTAAAATTGTCGCCAAAGCGGCAGCCGAAAATCTGACACCTGTTACCCTTGAATTAGGTGGTAAAAACCCCTGTATCATTGATGAAACAGCCGATTTAAAATTAGCCGCCAAAAGAATCGTCTGGGGTAAATTTATCAATGCCGGTCAAACCTGCATTGCTCCGGATTACATCCTGATTCAGAAAAATATGAAAATCAATTTCATTTCTTTCCTGATGCAGGAAATCACAAAAGCTTATGGCAAAAAGATAGAAAAATCACCCGATTTTGCGCGCATTGTCAACACCAAAAACTGGCTTCGTTTGGCGAATATGATTGATCCGGAAAGAGTGTTATTTGGCGGAGAAACAGATGCCAATGCCTTATACATTTCACCAACGCTGATCGAAGAGCCAAGTTTGGACAGTGCCGTAATGAAAGAAGAAATTTTTGGACCAATTTTACCGATCCTTACCTATGAAACAGAAGAAGATATTAAAAATGTAATCAGCAGATATGAGAAACCTCTTGCTTTTTATGTTTTTAGCGACAACAAATCTTTTGCTAAAAAATTAATAACGACCTATTCTTTTGGAGGAGGATGTATTAACGATACTGTTATACATTTTTCCAATAAAAGACTCCCTTTTGGTGGTGTTGGTCATAGCGGAATAGGGGCTTATCACGGACAATTGAGTTTCGATATTTTTTCCCATCATAAAGGGGTGGTTAAAAAAGCAAATTGGCTGGATTTACCGATGCGCTATGCTCCCTATAAAGAAAAATTAGTCGCCATTAAACGTATATTAGACTGGCTATAA